A window from Sebastes fasciatus isolate fSebFas1 chromosome 22, fSebFas1.pri, whole genome shotgun sequence encodes these proteins:
- the LOC141760900 gene encoding uncharacterized protein LOC141760900 translates to MEFKTLEANVVAVLTVIYRTQFGAIFIRIYVIEFRQAVARTQMGNTELVLGIEFNQTASVSEIPQTNVVAETLVDAVSNNNTLNLLFVATSIEATQGNVTTAAPSLNTTTTAISPAATTTTSAATTATTTSTTTAAATTASTTTATAATTTTTTTTTTTSVTTTAEAMTTRRLIFRSAGETFTSDLQNPSSAAFTRRAAIIKSTIEPLYQEAFPSFRTLMVLFFSNGSIINHSDLTFLSTSVPNGTQIIDVLVGAASNITAFNIDTTSISVDGIQVSSGVSHKISLITASFLVLLSWLLSSQQ, encoded by the exons ATGGAATTCAAGACTCTTGAAGCAAACGTTGTAGCAGTG TTAACTGTCATCTACAGGACCCAATTTGGCGCTATTTTCATCCGCATTTATGTCATAGAGTTCag GCAAGCTGTGGCCAGAACACAAATGGGAAATACTGAACTAGTGCTCGGGATTGAGTTCAATCaaactgcttcagtttcagaAATCCCACAGACTAATGTTGTTGCAGAAACCTTAGTCGACGCTGTGTCTAACAACAATACCTTAAACCTCCTTTTTGTTGCCACCTCCATCGAGGCAACTC AAGGAAATGTTACAACTGCAGCACCCTctttaaatactacaactactgcaATCTCACCTGCTGCAactacaactaccagtgctgcaactaCGGCTACAACGACCTCAACTACAACAGCTGCAGCTACAACTGCCTCAACTACAACTGCAACTGCtgcaactacaactacaacaactactacaaccaccACATCAGTAACGACAACTGCTGAGGCAATGACAACAAGGCGATTGATTTTCAGATCTGCTGGAGAGACATTTACAAGTGACTTGCAGAATCCATCATCTGCAGCTTTTACGAGGCGAGCCGCAATAATAAAGTCGACG ATTGAACCTTTGTACCAAGAAGCATTTCCTTCATTCCGCACATTGATGGTGCTTTTTTTCAG TAATGGCTCAATCATCAACCACTCGGACCTTACATTTTTATCCACATCTGTTCCTAATGGCACTCAGATTATAGATGTTTTGGTCGGAGCAGCTTCAAACATCACAGCTTTCAACATTGACACCACCTCCATATCTGTGGATGGCATAC AAGTGTCAAGTGGAGTAAGCCACAAGATCAGTCTCATCACTGCATCCTTCCTTGTGCTGCTGTCATGGCTACTGTCAAGCCAGCAATAG